From the genome of Haloplanus vescus:
GGGACACCGTTGGCACCACCGGATGTCGCACTCGTCTTTCAGGGCGGGGCACTCACGGGGCGGAAGACGGCACTCGAGAACACGCTCGACGGCGGGCTCGCCCGAGAGTCACGATGGCGGGAACTCTTCGGCTGGCACGCACCAGCAGAGAAACGCGCCGCCGTGACGCGTCTCCACGATGTTGGCCTCGCTGGGATGGCCGACCGGCGCGTCCGGACACTCTCCGGCGGCGAACGACAGCGCGTCGGTGTCGCTCGCGCACTCCACCAACGGCCGGTCGTCCTCCTAGCCGACGAACCGGTCGCCTCACTCGACCCGGCGACTGCTCGCGACATCTTGGCGCTACTCGCCGATGCCATCCGCGAGCATGATCTGGTCGGCCTCATCAGCCTCCACCAGCCGACGCTCGCGTCGGACATCGCTGACCGATATCTCGGCCTGACTGACGGTCAGATTACCCTCGACACGTCCGCTACCGACGTCTCAGACGACGACATTGCGATGGTCTACGAGTAGTCCGCTGGCACACCGCTCGCACGAACTCGCCCACCACACCAAGAGACACGATGACCGACGATATCTCCCCGAACCAAGAAGCGGAGATAGACCCGGATATAGACCCTGACGAGGAGTTCGCACATCTCCAGCATGCGTGGCGGCGCCGCTACCTCAATCGCGTTGTCGGGCTTCTCGTCGTCATCGTTGCCGTCGTCGTGGCGGCTGACCAGCTCGGGGTTAATCCCACCTATCTCTACGCACACCGGGAGAACTTCGCGAGTATCTTGCTTGACGAGATGCTTGCCCCCGGCGAACTCTGGAACCAGCTTCGCGGCGATGGCCCGATGCTCGTCTTGGCCGCTGTCGAAACGCTCGCAATTGCCGGTGTCGGCACGGCGTTTGGCCTCCCACTCGCGTTCCTGTTCGGACTTCTCGCGGCCGGGAACGTCACCCCGAGGTGGGTCCACGAACCAACCCGCCTCCTACTGGGGGGCGTGCGTGCCGTCCCGAGTATGGTCTATGCACTCCTCTTCGTCGTGCTCGCCGGTCTCGGCCCGGTCGCCGGTGTGCTGGCGATCACCGTCGGAACCATCGGTGATCTCGGACGGCTGTTTGCCGACGAGATGGAGGAAATCGACCCAAGACCCGTCGAGGCCGTGCAGTCCGCCGGGGCAGCCACGCTGACCGCGACGAGCGCAGCACGGCTCCCCCAAGTGTCGACCGCGTACATCGCGTGGACGCTCTTCTACCTCGAACTCAACGCACGGAAGAGTACGGTCCTTGGAATCGTCGGCGCGGGCGGGATCGGCTACCCGCTCATCATGGCGTTTCGCGCACGCAACTACAGTCGCGTGATGGCCGCAATCGTCGCGATTCTCTGTCTCGTCGTCGCCGTCGAGTTCACCGCGACGCGGCTCCGTGACTACGTCGATACGACGCGACGCACGTGGCGTGAGTGAGACGTACAAACGAGAGACGAATCCAAACGAGTCCCCCACTACTTTCCCTCCCTTTCGGGATAGAACCGACGCATCGGTCGGCGTTTTACGGATTACCGCGTCTCGCTCCGAGCGCGTTCGACCGTCGCCGCCTCGTCGGTGCGGAGGTCGGAGACGAACCCGAACAGGTCGTCGAAATCAGCGATACCCTCTCGCACCAGATACTGAACGTAGCGGTGCTTGCGGTGGAATTCGTCCTCTACGTCCTCGACATCGCGGTCGGTCGCGTCGGCGAGGCGATGGAAGAGGCGGAAGCCGAGGGCGCGGTGGTCGTCGTCGAGATGCGGGTGCGCGTAGTCCAAACTGAACGCGCCCTCGGTGTCGCGGCGGGCGACGACGTTCCAGTAGAGGGTGCGCCCGCCCTTCTCGATGGCGCCCGAGGGGAGCGTCCCGCCGCCGTCGAGGGCGTCGTACTCCGCCTCGCTGAGGAGTTCGACGGCTTCGGCCACGTATCGGTCACCCTCGACGTGATGCGGGAAGACGACGAGGTCGATTTCGCGCAGGAGATACGGCGCGAGGCCCTGTTCGATGACGCGGTTGACGAGCGTTTCGACGCCCTCCGCGTGTGTGGTGCCGATGACGCCGTGGCCGGTGTTGAGCGTCTCGCCGAACGTCTCGAAGGAGGCGGGCGTGTTGATTTCGGCGATGACCTCGATATCGGGGTTCAGGTAGTTGGTCTCGGTCATCAGTCGCGCCATCGACACGCGCTTGTACTCGTTCTCGTGGTCTCGCGTCGTCAGCGAGATGCCCGTCTCGTGGGGGAGCTGGACCTCGCGGCTCCCTTCGTCGATGGAGACGGGGCGGTCGTCGTAGGGGACGAAGGGCATGTGGGCGTTCCACATTCAAGAACTACTAGTAGCCGCTACTGGGTCGAGAATCACTGGCCTGGGCAGGGCTAGCTCTTTGAATCACAAAAATCCAACATAATTGTGCGGATTCACCGAGTATAGGGTGTGAGTAACCTATTAAACCCGGATTTTCGGATATCTAACTGATCTCGTCATCTGTTTCCGGTGACGATTTCATATAAATGGATTTCATTTATGTTACTCCTGACACGAGAGTTTGTCGGGCGATGAGCGACCAACCAACCGACTCACAACTGGACGAACGACCCCGAGGGATCCTAACACCCGATGACAGACAGTATCTCCGCGGCGAAAAAGATCTCTCGGATAGCGCAGAACGCAACGCCCGCCAGCGTATCAGAGACCGCATCCAAGAGAGCCTCGCGGACTTCGAACTGCTCTGGACGTGTCTCCCCGAGCGGGACCTCCATCTGCTGTTCGCCCCCGATGACCAACAGGCCCACCAGAAGCTTCGGTCGTCCGCCCACTATGCAATTGCATTTCTTCGACTTGGGTTGTGGACCAACGAGGATCTGCACCCAGACCGCATCGCAGATGCAATCGAACAGGCCGCGTTCGCCGCTGGGAAGCTAGCCCACGCGGACGTGCAACTCGACACCGAACCCGCACCTGAGGGGGATCTGTTGTTGGCGGCGATGCGGGATAAGAACAACCGCATCGCTGAGATTCGGGACCGCGTCGAGGAGGATGATCTTGAACCGTCACGGGAAGCTGCCCTGCGTCAGGAGGCTCACCGTGAGGCAACTTTCCTCTACCATCTCTTCGAGAAGGGTCTCGTGGACCCATCAGTGGATCCAGAGGCGTTAGCAGCGATTGACCTGTTCGGACAGGAATCAGATATCGCAGCGGATGCCGTTGAAAAAGAGCGAACTCCGGTCGTCGAGAGTCCGATTGTTCGCCAACCACTGCCGATTGTCACTGATGTCTCCTACGATTCGCCGGAGGACAGTGTCGACCAGTCAGCCATACAAACTAGAGACAACGGATGATTCGACCCAAGACTCGACCAAGTGAGTGGCACAGTTTGTCAACGACCACCGAGGCAGAGATGAGGGGTCGCTGATGGCGAGCTCCCCGAGCATTTCGTTTAGAAAACGCGAGGAGGCAGACGAGGTGTACCTGTTCCCCGTGTACCAGGAAAACGCGACCTTGAACACGAAAAATTCTACGGTCATGGTGGAGGACCTCGATGAGGGTCGTGTGCGCGTAATCGCTGGAAATATTCCGGGCATGATTCGCTATTACGTAAATTATCCGGATGAGAGTGATGAGCAAAAGCAACGTGAGCATGCGTTTTCAGAGGAGCTTCTAGAGGAAGCGCTCGAGCGGTTATCCGAGTACGATCCGGAGACCAGCTACTCGGAAGCAAATTCAGGCAACAGGAGTATGAGAGACATCCACGTCGAGGTAGGCGAGGAGAAGCGCGATGAAGTCGTGATGCAGATGTGGAAGGTGCTCAACTGGCTCAAAGACGAGCACATCGAGTTCATGGAGGAGTATCGACCTGATGACGTTCGGGAACTGCCAACTCTTGAGGACGAAGTGCTGCGGATCAGCAAGCGTTTCGATTAATCCGTCCTATAGGAATTCTCGGGTATCGGTATACTCCTTTACAGGATAGTCTTATTTGGGATTGTTGAGCGCTGTACATATGGTCAGCGATTCTGGGTTACGAGTACTGTCGTGGAATGTACAGGGGGCGGTGCCGCCGAATGGGAGTATAGAACGAATCAAGAACCAAATCGAGTTTCTTGAGAAAGAGGTGAATCTCCCTGATGTGGTGATGCTGAATGAGGTGACGACGATTCAACGGGACTGTTGGCGGGAGTACCTGTTCGAAGTTGGGTATACAGATATTGTTGATACTTTGGAGTGGGCCGCTGAACTACGGGAAAGTACGGTACCGCCACACCAAGATTACAACCACGTGAATGGCAATCTTATCGCGTTGCATGAGTTGAGCGATGCGTCCGAACTGACCCGGTTGAGTCCGAGTATTCGGTACGGGCCATGGAAGAACGCTGATCTGAAGGACTGGGATACCAATTTCCCTGAAAAAATTCTCAATGCCACGGTTACTCAGAATGGGAGTGAGATCGAACTATGGAATGTGCGTGCAGTCCCTGGCAGTATGCACGGTGAAGAGAAGATCAAGATTCTTGAGAATACGTACAACCGGATTATGAAGAGGCCTGAATCACCCTGCATTTTAGCGGGAGATTTCAATTCTCCAAAGGAGGAGTTGGCAGATGGGACGACTATTCCTTGGCGGCATGACCAGAAAGATGAGCTTGCTCAACGATGGGAGGAAGCGGAACTGAATATTCTCGTTGGGCTTGAGGAGAAGGGAATGGTCGACATCTTCCGATCACAACACGGCTACGGGGAAATCGATATTCTGGATGTGAGTCATGCCACGCAAACCGAACAGCCGGAATTAGTCGATCCAGTCGAGGTTAAAGGCAAGAGATTCGACCATATGATTGCCTCCGAAGATCTCGATCCCCAAGACTGCTACTACGATCATGCGGGATTCAAATATAGTGATCACGCTCCCCTCATCGCAGAATTCAATGTATAATCGGCCAGATCTACACGCGCGTTGTATTCAATCCGAGCAGTGAGATCTGTCACGGACAGAGAAATGACATCTGGAAGTTGTCGCGGTTGGATTCGCTTTTCTCCTCAATACTTCCTCGTTGGGGGAAGGGACCCGTTGATGTGTCTTCAGTTGAGTAGGGATTGATTCCCGTAGGTCAGCAGTGGACGAAGAACACCGATTTCGCGCCAGCTCTGTCTCGAAATAGCTCCAATGATAGTCCTGTTAGCAGGTGAAATCTGAAAACACCCACCGGAATCTTATACTATTCTTGTGATGAACGGACTATGACCGGTAATGCAGAAGCAGGACACCGAATACTTGAGATATTATATGAAGATCACTTTGGTGATGACGACACAAACCTGCAATCAGATGATATAGCTGGGAAGATTGACGGTGTTGATGAATCACAAGTGAAGCAGATTCTTGGAAATTTACATCAAGCGGATTTAGTAGGGAGGCCTACCCGAACACCCAAGCTCACTTCTGAAGGCATCAAAGTCGTTCTTGACCAGAAAGAGCGAGAGGAACGTCAAAATGAACGAGAGGAGCGAAAATTAGAGAGAGAAGAAAGACAAGAAGACCGAAAGCGCGAGATTCGAATTAACAAGAGCGTAGCTTATCTCACGATTGCACTTGTTCTCGCAGGTGGATTTCAAGGGGTTGCTCGTAATCTTGTGTACTTCTCTCCGAAGCAACGATTAATTTATTCTTTAGTTGGTGCAGTGGCTATA
Proteins encoded in this window:
- a CDS encoding phosphonate ABC transporter ATP-binding protein, whose product is MTPTLTVDALTKRYGQTVALDSVSVDLVPGEVTVLVGRSGAGKTTLLRCVNGLETPDEGTVQYDGTPLAPPDVALVFQGGALTGRKTALENTLDGGLARESRWRELFGWHAPAEKRAAVTRLHDVGLAGMADRRVRTLSGGERQRVGVARALHQRPVVLLADEPVASLDPATARDILALLADAIREHDLVGLISLHQPTLASDIADRYLGLTDGQITLDTSATDVSDDDIAMVYE
- the phnE gene encoding phosphonate ABC transporter, permease protein PhnE gives rise to the protein MTDDISPNQEAEIDPDIDPDEEFAHLQHAWRRRYLNRVVGLLVVIVAVVVAADQLGVNPTYLYAHRENFASILLDEMLAPGELWNQLRGDGPMLVLAAVETLAIAGVGTAFGLPLAFLFGLLAAGNVTPRWVHEPTRLLLGGVRAVPSMVYALLFVVLAGLGPVAGVLAITVGTIGDLGRLFADEMEEIDPRPVEAVQSAGAATLTATSAARLPQVSTAYIAWTLFYLELNARKSTVLGIVGAGGIGYPLIMAFRARNYSRVMAAIVAILCLVVAVEFTATRLRDYVDTTRRTWRE
- a CDS encoding endonuclease/exonuclease/phosphatase family protein, yielding MVSDSGLRVLSWNVQGAVPPNGSIERIKNQIEFLEKEVNLPDVVMLNEVTTIQRDCWREYLFEVGYTDIVDTLEWAAELRESTVPPHQDYNHVNGNLIALHELSDASELTRLSPSIRYGPWKNADLKDWDTNFPEKILNATVTQNGSEIELWNVRAVPGSMHGEEKIKILENTYNRIMKRPESPCILAGDFNSPKEELADGTTIPWRHDQKDELAQRWEEAELNILVGLEEKGMVDIFRSQHGYGEIDILDVSHATQTEQPELVDPVEVKGKRFDHMIASEDLDPQDCYYDHAGFKYSDHAPLIAEFNV